ACGATTTCGCCAAGCTTATACGCTTTCTTTTTACCTTTCGGTGATGGGTAGGGTCTCTCCAGTTCCGAACCACACTTTTCATACATACCGTTTCCTCTATACCGAGGGATTCTTCCGTGCTGCTTTCCAGTTTCTTCACACGTTCCATGGCTTTCACCAATATACCCAAGGTTCAGCTTCCCTTTGCTCTCTTTTCAGAGACCTTTTTTTAACGATACGGCAGAATTCACTTTATGTTACGGTCTGCATAATTGCTCGCCCCTCTTACCGAGCTTACTTTATCCACTCGCTTAGTACCCTGCATTACTGCAACGCACCGAGTTTAGCTACACAGCTCACTGGCGATTACCGTGACCGGACTTACACCGGCTAGTGTGGTCCAGCTTCGCTGGACACACGGCATAAAAAAAGAGCGCCTATCCATCCCCGATGCGGGGCAAATAGACGCTCTATGTATATAACGATATTCAATTTTATCTGCTATAACTGCATGGTACTCAAAACATCCGCCTTTTTTGATTAGCTGGATTTTTGGCACGATTTTGGGGCTGATTAGCAGGAAGGGCATTTTCATTAGCAAGAACAGCCCGTTTTCTGCTAAAAATTAGCTGGCGATTTTGTCTTATAACAACCGTTCGATTCTGGAGGGGTTGTCAAAAATCAAATTTTGGAGTAGAATTTTATCCCATACAGTGAAAGAGCTTTTTCGCAGCTTTTTATATAAGAAAAGCCGAAAACCCTTGAAAACAAAGGCTTTCGGCGTTGTTCACTGGCGTCCATAAGAGGATTTGAACCTCCGACCCCACGCTTAGGAGGCGTGTGCTCTATCCAGCTGAGCTATATGGACGTGTCTGATATATGATTATAGCCCGATCAAAGTCGAACTGCAATCCCTTATTTAGTTTTTTTGAGGTGGCCGTTGTAACGCAACCTTAGGAGGCGGACGCTCTATCCTGCTGAGCTACAGAAACATTGCCTTTTTTATTTACAATTTCAATAAAACAGCCTTTTTTATTATATGCATTCCGAAACCGTTCGTCAACCCTTTCCCGGTCTCAGTTTACATAACTCTTTTTAGATCCGATCAGATTTTTTACAGAAAATTGATCTTCCCCTGCAGCCAGATGGTTCCCTTGAACCGTCTGCCGGGCATCGGCTCTCCCAGGAGATCCTTCTGGTTGATACACACATCGAAGACCAGCTCGTTGCAGGAAAGCTTCATCACGCAGATTTCTTCCTCTGTGACCTCGTTTTTGCGCATCTCTACTTCCAGGATCTCTCCCAGAATGGAATACTTATCACACTCCATCCCATAGGGCATGAAGTAAGTATCCACAATGGTAAACAGGTCTTCGTGGACAATTCTCCTGGAAATCATGGAATAGGTGTCAATGTCCTCCAGCGTGAGGCTTTCCATGGCCTCCTCGTCCCCCCTTGCGGGCTTTCTCGATGAGTTTTGTCCGGTTCCGGGAATCTTCTCTGTCCTGCCGCACCTGTTCCTGATTTTTGCTCACGGGCAAAATAATTTTCCCATCTACAGAAAGGGCGCTCAAGGTCAGGGAACTCTTATGACGGTTCCCCGGCTGTGTGCCGCACACCTGCAGATATTCCACCATGTTTTGCAGATAGAAAATAATCGTCACGCCTACCCGGTTATCATCGCAGGCGCCAATGTAGCATTCTTTCTCCGCCTGGCGCTCCACATAGACATCCTCAAAGGTGGTGACTCCTCTTCCTTCCAGATAGGGATAATAATATTCAAATTCAAAATATTCTTTCTGAACCTGACCTCTGGAACAAATGCCCAGCCCCGGAGCGAACGCTTTCTTCAACTCTCCGTATTTCTTTTTGTCCGGCTCATCAAAAATATTCTCCGCATCGTTATGTTCTACGGAGAGCTCCAGCAGCTTCCGGAGTTCATCATTGTCCGAAACGCCGCTGAAACCAATCGCTCTCAGATATTTATGCATTCATTTTCACCATTCTGTGAACAGTGCTGCTTTCCCTCTTACCGGATCTCTGTCTTGCCGCCCATGTAAGGAACAAGAACGTCCGGAATGCGAACGCTGCCGTCTGCCTGCAGATTATTCTCCAGGAATGCGATCAGCATACGCGGCGGAGCAACCACTGTGTTGTTTAAGGTATGTGCAAAGTACTTGCCGTCTTTGCCGTTGACACGGATCTTCAGTCTTCTTGCCTGTGCATCGCCCAGGTTAGAGCAGCTTCCCACTTCAAAGTACTTCTTCTGTCTCGGGGACCATGCCTCCACGTCGATGGATTTCACCTTTAGGTCTGCCAGGTCACCGGAGCAGCACTCCAGGGTACGCACCGGAATGTCCATGGAACGGAACAGATCGACGGTGTTCTGCCACAGACGGTCGAACCACATCTTGCTCTCTTCCGGCTTGCAGACAACGATCATTTCCTGCTTTTCAAACTGATGAATCCGGTAAACGCCGCGCTCCTCGATACCGTGGGCACCTTTCTCTTTCCGGAAGCAGGGGGAGTAGCTGGTCAGTGTCTTCGGCAGTTCCTCCTCCGGAATGATGGTGTCGATAAATTTACCGATCATGGAGTGCTCACTGGTACCGATGAGGTACAGGTCTTCGCCCTCAATCTTGTACATCATGGCATCCATCTCTGCAAAGCTCATGACGCCGGTCACCACGTTGCTTCTGATCATAAACGGCGGTACACAATAGGTAAAGCCTCTGTCGATCATGAAATCTCTCGCATAGGCGATGACTGCGGAATGCAGGCGGGCTATGTCTCCCATCAGGTAATAGAAACCGTTTCCGGCAACCTTTCTTGCGCTGTCCAGATCAATGCCATTGAATTTCTCCATGATCTCTGTATGGTAAGGGATCTCGAAATCAGGAACTACCGGCTCACCGAATTTCTCGATCTCCACGTTCTCGCTGTCATCCTTTCCGATGGGTACGCTGGGATCGATGATGTTCGGGATGGTCATCATGATCTTGAGGATTTTCTCATCCAGCTCTTTTTCCTTCTCGGACAGCTGCTCCAGCTTCTCGGCATCCGCATTGACCTGGTTCTTCAACTGCTCTGCCTCTTCCTTTTTGCCCTGGCCCATCAGTGCGCCGATCTCTTTGGAAATCTTCTTTCTGTCCGCACGCAGCTGGTCTGCCTCCTGCTGTGTCTTTCTCTTCTCTGCATCCAGCTCGATGACTTCATCCACCAGACCCAGCTTCTGATCCTGGAATTTATTTTTAATGTTCTGTTTTACAATATCGGGATTTTCTCTTAAAAATTTAATGTCTAACATGATTTCCTCCTGTTTTCTCTGTGCGAGATCTTCTTTTCATTATATTCCTGTATTCCGCGATTTTCAAGGGTTTCGTCGCTGTCTGTGCCGCTGTTTTACGGTTTTCTCCGACTTTTTTACTCTTCATCGTCCTTTGCAGTGCTCTTCTTGTCCAGCTTCTTGAACTCCTTC
Above is a window of Oscillospiraceae bacterium NTUH-002-81 DNA encoding:
- a CDS encoding DUF3881 family protein; amino-acid sequence: MESLTLEDIDTYSMISRRIVHEDLFTIVDTYFMPYGMECDKYSILGEILEVEMRKNEVTEEEICVMKLSCNELVFDVCINQKDLLGEPMPGRRFKGTIWLQGKINFL
- a CDS encoding DUF3881 family protein gives rise to the protein MHKYLRAIGFSGVSDNDELRKLLELSVEHNDAENIFDEPDKKKYGELKKAFAPGLGICSRGQVQKEYFEFEYYYPYLEGRGVTTFEDVYVERQAEKECYIGACDDNRVGVTIIFYLQNMVEYLQVCGTQPGNRHKSSLTLSALSVDGKIILPVSKNQEQVRQDREDSRNRTKLIEKARKGGRGGHGKPHAGGH
- the serS gene encoding serine--tRNA ligase, producing the protein MLDIKFLRENPDIVKQNIKNKFQDQKLGLVDEVIELDAEKRKTQQEADQLRADRKKISKEIGALMGQGKKEEAEQLKNQVNADAEKLEQLSEKEKELDEKILKIMMTIPNIIDPSVPIGKDDSENVEIEKFGEPVVPDFEIPYHTEIMEKFNGIDLDSARKVAGNGFYYLMGDIARLHSAVIAYARDFMIDRGFTYCVPPFMIRSNVVTGVMSFAEMDAMMYKIEGEDLYLIGTSEHSMIGKFIDTIIPEEELPKTLTSYSPCFRKEKGAHGIEERGVYRIHQFEKQEMIVVCKPEESKMWFDRLWQNTVDLFRSMDIPVRTLECCSGDLADLKVKSIDVEAWSPRQKKYFEVGSCSNLGDAQARRLKIRVNGKDGKYFAHTLNNTVVAPPRMLIAFLENNLQADGSVRIPDVLVPYMGGKTEIR